In one Microbacterium invictum genomic region, the following are encoded:
- a CDS encoding PaaX family transcriptional regulator C-terminal domain-containing protein: MALAPSSAGESPPPGAGATGAGRPLRKVSPARQVLTLFGDYWWRNADPLPSAALVGAMGDLGMKEPAARATLARLVRLDLLEQRREGRRTTHGLTSRGRAIIEDEAAWLESFGVAPVVWDGAWSVVTFSIPESQRALRHTARSRLKFLGFGPLYDGVWISPSDVAALAREELVALGVPDVTTMRAQLDVAGPGGPQRAWDLAGVLDRYHAFRHELEGSTVALAGAAALAERTGLMIQWQAFRGVDAGLPAALLPLDWPREEVRARFGRRFDELGPVAEERMRWHVSRVDEALASGVLQRRLSR, encoded by the coding sequence ATGGCCCTCGCCCCGTCATCCGCCGGTGAGTCGCCGCCCCCGGGGGCGGGCGCGACCGGTGCGGGTCGTCCCCTGCGGAAGGTCTCGCCGGCACGCCAGGTGCTGACCCTGTTCGGCGACTACTGGTGGCGAAACGCAGACCCGTTGCCCTCGGCGGCGCTCGTCGGGGCGATGGGCGACCTCGGGATGAAAGAGCCCGCGGCCCGGGCGACGCTGGCGCGGCTCGTGCGATTGGATCTGCTCGAGCAGCGACGAGAGGGCCGGCGCACGACCCATGGGCTCACGTCGCGAGGGCGCGCCATCATCGAGGACGAGGCGGCCTGGCTCGAGAGCTTCGGAGTGGCGCCCGTGGTGTGGGACGGCGCGTGGAGCGTGGTGACGTTCTCGATCCCCGAGTCTCAGCGCGCGCTGCGGCACACCGCTCGCTCGCGGCTGAAATTCCTCGGGTTCGGTCCGCTCTACGACGGTGTCTGGATCTCCCCCTCGGACGTCGCTGCGCTCGCCCGTGAGGAGCTCGTCGCCCTCGGGGTTCCGGACGTGACGACGATGCGTGCGCAGTTGGATGTCGCGGGGCCGGGTGGCCCGCAACGGGCGTGGGACCTCGCCGGTGTGCTCGATCGCTACCATGCCTTCCGTCATGAGTTGGAGGGGTCGACCGTGGCGCTCGCAGGTGCGGCCGCGCTCGCCGAGCGGACAGGGCTGATGATCCAGTGGCAGGCGTTCCGAGGCGTGGATGCGGGGCTTCCCGCAGCGCTGCTCCCCTTGGATTGGCCGCGCGAGGAGGTCAGGGCCCGGTTCGGTCGTCGCTTCGACGAACTCGGCCCTGTGGCGGAAGAGCGGATGAGGTGGCATGTGTCCCGAGTGGATGAGGCGCTCGCGAGCGGAGTGCTGCAGCGACGGCTTTCGCGATAA
- a CDS encoding AIM24 family protein, producing the protein MKAIIAGTTMPVLELTLDAGERIIAEGGDVSWLTPGFDIQTSTAFGSGGRGGFMSGLKRMVGGGQLFLTQYTAQAPGSFVAFAAQLPGTIRELAIDPQDQFMVQSGAYMASTPDVEVSVGLQKKLGAGIFGGAGVVFQKLAGNGTAWVQLAGEIVEYDLQAGQSLLIHPGHLALYRAEMPLEFASIKGIKNKFFGDSLFLAQLHGPGHVWLQSMTPAKLAAAIEPYLPEKSSSDNN; encoded by the coding sequence ATGAAGGCGATCATCGCGGGGACCACCATGCCCGTTCTCGAGCTCACTCTCGACGCAGGAGAGCGCATCATCGCTGAAGGCGGCGACGTCTCGTGGCTGACGCCGGGCTTCGACATCCAGACCTCGACCGCGTTCGGCTCCGGCGGCAGGGGCGGCTTCATGAGCGGACTCAAGCGCATGGTCGGCGGCGGACAGCTCTTCCTCACCCAGTACACCGCGCAGGCACCCGGCAGCTTCGTCGCCTTCGCCGCGCAGCTGCCGGGCACGATCCGCGAGCTTGCGATCGATCCGCAGGACCAGTTCATGGTCCAGTCGGGCGCGTACATGGCCAGCACCCCGGATGTCGAGGTGTCGGTCGGCCTGCAGAAGAAGCTCGGCGCCGGCATCTTCGGCGGAGCGGGGGTGGTGTTCCAGAAGCTCGCCGGGAACGGCACCGCGTGGGTGCAGCTCGCCGGCGAGATCGTCGAGTACGACCTTCAGGCGGGGCAGTCCCTGCTCATCCACCCGGGGCACCTGGCGCTCTACCGTGCCGAGATGCCGCTCGAGTTCGCCAGCATCAAGGGCATCAAGAACAAGTTCTTCGGCGACTCGCTCTTCCTCGCGCAGCTTCACGGGCCCGGCCACGTCTGGCTGCAGTCGATGACGCCTGCCAAGCTCGCCGCGGCGATCGAGCCCTACCTCCCCGAGAAGTCGTCGAGTGACAACAACTGA
- a CDS encoding helix-turn-helix transcriptional regulator, with the protein MASTSSRALTLLSLLSAGGVIGAADLADRLEVSERTVRRDVDTLRELGYRIEPVKGSGGGYRLGADTRLPPLLFDEEQVVAIAVALQTAPAVLAGIGESAARALQTVRRVMPERLRGESDAFTVTTLANYWEFPAPPISADLVRDVGAAVRRRHVLRAEYRDDDGSPVRVRVEPHRLVVWAARWYLVAFDLESARWRVLRLDRLTAKSPTWVPFDERPLPTSDVGEFVQRAFDRGDMLAPWPCQGSVVLDVPPATAAMFAPGGAVVEFVSDRSCLLRMGAWSWTGLAGLYLTFAADMRQVEPAELRQAFAGIVRRLDEPSPPPG; encoded by the coding sequence ATGGCCTCCACCTCCTCTCGGGCTCTCACGCTTCTCTCCCTGTTGAGTGCGGGAGGCGTGATCGGCGCTGCCGACCTCGCCGACCGGCTTGAGGTCTCTGAGCGCACGGTGCGGCGCGACGTCGACACGCTCCGCGAGCTCGGGTACCGCATCGAACCCGTCAAAGGGAGCGGGGGCGGCTACCGGCTCGGAGCAGACACCCGCCTCCCTCCACTCCTCTTCGACGAAGAGCAGGTCGTGGCGATCGCCGTCGCCCTGCAGACGGCGCCCGCCGTGCTCGCAGGCATCGGCGAGTCGGCGGCCAGGGCCCTGCAGACTGTCCGTCGAGTCATGCCCGAGCGACTGAGGGGCGAATCGGACGCGTTCACGGTGACCACGCTTGCGAATTACTGGGAGTTCCCCGCGCCGCCGATCTCGGCCGACCTCGTCCGCGACGTCGGAGCGGCCGTGCGACGACGGCATGTCCTGCGCGCGGAGTATCGTGACGACGACGGATCGCCCGTGCGTGTGCGAGTCGAGCCCCATCGCCTCGTCGTGTGGGCGGCCAGGTGGTATCTGGTCGCCTTCGATCTCGAGTCGGCTCGCTGGCGCGTTCTGCGGCTCGACCGGCTGACGGCGAAATCGCCGACCTGGGTTCCGTTCGACGAGCGACCGCTCCCCACGTCCGACGTCGGCGAGTTCGTCCAGCGTGCATTCGATCGCGGCGACATGTTGGCTCCGTGGCCCTGCCAGGGATCGGTCGTCCTCGATGTCCCGCCCGCGACGGCGGCCATGTTCGCTCCCGGTGGCGCGGTGGTGGAGTTCGTCTCTGATCGGTCCTGCCTGCTGCGGATGGGCGCGTGGTCATGGACCGGTCTCGCCGGGCTTTACCTTACCTTCGCGGCCGACATGCGACAGGTCGAGCCGGCGGAGCTCCGCCAAGCGTTCGCCGGTATCGTCCGGCGACTCGACGAGCCGTCCCCACCGCCGGGGTGA
- a CDS encoding FAD-dependent oxidoreductase: MRVLIIGGGLGGLALAAGLRSRDIDVTVYERDTDLAATGGYHITLDPRAQRALTDLLPDVAMRRIRASAALAGRRDADVMWDWRGRQLAVLRGVVHPDAIDIDRITLRLILAEVVGDDLRTGRTCLGIETEDAAVTASFDDGSTATGDILVGADGAHSLVTRRLAGESPSHPTGLVGTSGRTRIDDLSASERGRLGTRSSFAIGPRGTALYAGYLDPAGHAALDDPAESRAVTREPSFIWGAMFPETATTAGWRNLDGARIRDASISLLHKRGWDRRTLELLERTMPESVAVYRFNAAASDPSLLAPWAPGRVTALGDAVHSTPPTAGMGAGIAIRDAEHLMRAVHEILGGRPLPEAIGDYEREMALRGAEAITLAMKTVRQVLSTDSALGSALLRAVVPPMAAFQRLRR; this comes from the coding sequence ATGCGGGTTCTCATCATCGGCGGCGGCCTCGGCGGCCTTGCCCTCGCAGCCGGACTGCGATCGCGGGACATCGACGTGACGGTCTACGAACGAGACACCGACCTCGCGGCGACGGGCGGATATCACATCACTCTCGACCCTCGTGCCCAGCGCGCGCTCACCGACCTTCTTCCGGACGTCGCGATGCGACGCATCCGTGCGTCGGCGGCCCTCGCCGGGCGCCGCGACGCCGATGTGATGTGGGACTGGCGCGGCCGACAGCTCGCGGTACTCCGCGGGGTGGTCCACCCCGACGCGATCGATATCGACAGGATCACCCTTCGGCTGATCCTGGCGGAGGTGGTCGGAGATGATCTGCGTACAGGCAGGACCTGTCTCGGGATCGAGACGGAGGATGCCGCTGTCACCGCGTCCTTCGATGACGGATCCACCGCGACCGGAGACATCCTCGTGGGAGCGGACGGCGCGCACTCGCTCGTCACACGAAGGCTTGCCGGCGAGTCCCCCTCCCACCCGACCGGACTCGTCGGAACGTCGGGCCGCACCCGCATCGACGATCTCAGCGCGTCCGAGCGCGGACGACTCGGCACCCGCTCGAGCTTTGCGATCGGCCCGAGGGGCACCGCGCTCTACGCCGGATACCTCGACCCGGCGGGACACGCCGCCCTCGACGACCCCGCGGAGAGCCGAGCCGTCACCCGCGAGCCGTCGTTCATCTGGGGTGCGATGTTCCCCGAGACCGCAACCACGGCGGGCTGGCGCAACCTCGACGGAGCCCGGATCCGTGACGCCTCGATCAGCCTTCTGCACAAGCGCGGCTGGGATCGCCGAACGCTGGAACTCCTCGAACGGACGATGCCCGAGAGCGTCGCCGTCTACCGCTTCAACGCCGCGGCCAGCGACCCATCGCTCCTCGCGCCGTGGGCGCCTGGTCGGGTCACCGCGCTGGGCGACGCTGTGCACTCGACACCGCCCACCGCGGGGATGGGCGCGGGCATCGCGATCCGCGATGCCGAACATCTCATGAGGGCAGTTCATGAGATTCTCGGAGGGCGCCCACTCCCCGAGGCGATCGGCGACTATGAGCGTGAGATGGCCCTGCGCGGCGCGGAGGCGATCACCCTCGCGATGAAGACCGTGCGCCAGGTGCTGTCGACCGACTCGGCGCTCGGATCGGCCCTTCTCCGAGCGGTGGTGCCGCCGATGGCGGCGTTTCAGCGCCTGCGCCGGTAG
- a CDS encoding AAA family ATPase translates to MPRILITGMSGAGKSTLLAELARRGHLTVDTDYDGWTDGDGGPWDEDRMTQLLATHDDIVVSGAAENQGVFRDRFAHVILLSAPIEVLLDRVQLRTDNPYGRTPAQQEDIRRYTLEVEPLLRRSATLELDGRRPVTVLADEVEPLLAAAAPPEG, encoded by the coding sequence ATGCCCCGCATCCTCATCACCGGCATGTCCGGCGCCGGCAAGTCGACCCTCCTCGCCGAACTCGCGCGCCGCGGCCACCTCACCGTCGACACGGATTATGACGGCTGGACCGACGGCGACGGCGGGCCCTGGGATGAGGACCGGATGACGCAGCTCCTCGCCACGCACGACGACATCGTCGTCTCGGGCGCCGCCGAGAACCAGGGCGTGTTCCGTGACAGGTTCGCCCACGTCATCCTGCTGAGCGCGCCGATCGAGGTCCTGCTCGACCGCGTGCAGCTCCGCACCGACAACCCGTACGGCAGGACGCCGGCCCAGCAGGAGGATATTCGCCGCTACACCCTCGAGGTCGAGCCGCTCCTCCGCCGCTCGGCGACGCTCGAGCTCGACGGCCGCCGGCCGGTAACCGTCCTCGCGGACGAGGTCGAGCCGCTCCTCGCCGCTGCGGCCCCGCCCGAGGGGTGA
- a CDS encoding serine hydrolase: MANASEPPARGSEPRPTGPSDPGFRRDSDARGSRRGRARASRRGAGGKRTFTSTLRALDDVAASGAQVSVRITDLDRGTSVLAGDDHVTQPVAGLGVVPLLIEVAAQFEGGTLDPLELFDRTALAGVEGAGLWQHLKVPTLPLVDMAVLAAAAGDGLAANGLLERVGLPAVRARIDALGLSRTALLDRFRDHRGPDDAPHFALSSARDLAEVFAALVNSQAVSPAVSAQVAEWLTLNHDLSLVASATGLDPFAHESDDHGLLFLNKTGRDRGIRVEAGVIAGPRAGVSYALIVCFDDLSVMHRVRAHEAFRTLGVELMEYVY, from the coding sequence GTGGCGAACGCTTCCGAACCGCCGGCGCGGGGCTCAGAACCGCGGCCGACGGGACCTTCCGATCCCGGCTTCCGGCGCGATTCCGATGCGCGCGGATCCCGCCGGGGTCGCGCGCGCGCCTCGCGCCGTGGGGCCGGCGGCAAGCGCACCTTCACCTCGACGCTGCGCGCGCTCGACGACGTCGCCGCTTCGGGGGCGCAGGTCTCGGTGCGGATCACCGACCTCGATCGCGGCACCTCGGTGCTCGCCGGTGACGATCACGTCACCCAGCCGGTCGCCGGGCTTGGGGTCGTGCCGCTGCTGATCGAGGTCGCCGCGCAATTCGAGGGCGGGACCCTCGATCCGCTCGAGCTGTTCGACCGGACCGCGCTCGCCGGTGTCGAAGGCGCGGGGCTCTGGCAGCATCTGAAGGTGCCGACGCTGCCGCTCGTCGACATGGCGGTGCTCGCCGCCGCGGCGGGCGATGGCCTGGCGGCGAACGGGCTGCTCGAACGGGTGGGGCTGCCCGCCGTGCGCGCGCGGATCGACGCGCTGGGCCTTTCGCGGACGGCGCTCCTCGACCGGTTCCGCGATCATCGCGGGCCCGACGACGCGCCGCACTTCGCTCTGAGCTCGGCGCGGGATCTCGCCGAGGTCTTCGCCGCACTGGTCAACAGCCAGGCGGTGTCGCCGGCGGTGAGCGCCCAGGTCGCCGAGTGGTTGACGCTCAATCACGACCTCTCCCTCGTCGCCTCGGCGACGGGGCTCGACCCCTTCGCGCACGAGAGCGACGACCACGGGCTGCTGTTTCTGAACAAGACCGGCCGCGACCGCGGCATCCGTGTCGAGGCCGGTGTGATCGCCGGGCCTCGCGCCGGTGTCTCCTACGCCCTGATCGTCTGCTTCGACGACCTGTCGGTGATGCATCGGGTGCGGGCGCACGAGGCGTTCCGCACGCTCGGGGTCGAACTCATGGAGTACGTGTACTGA
- a CDS encoding M13 family metallopeptidase gives MTDALRSGLALDELSDEIRPQDDLFRHVNGSWLDRTEIPDDKARWGSFHLIAEQAEKDVRAIIEESQDAEPGTETRKIGDLYASFMDTGRIAELGAAPLAGQLARVDEVASIPDFLRLVGALEREGAGSLMVLYVEPDPGNPQRYVPFFVQGGLSLPDESYYRLENFADTRTAFRAHLEKMLELSGVADPAASADRIFLLETELATHHWDNVKSRDAVATYNLRTWDQVKSLAGADLQPWLEGLAPGFEGAFGEVVVYQPSFIEGLGGLLRDDRLEDWKAWLRFQVIHALAPFLSDDFVEANFAFYGTQLTGVPVNRERWKRGVSLTEAAMGEAIGKVYVERHFPPAAKEAMDELVANLIEAYRQSISDLEWMTPETRERALAKLAAFTPKIGYPVTWKDYSALEIDAADLVGNVRRSHIWEHDRQLGKVGGPIDRDEWYMTPQTVNAYYNPLMNEIVFPAAILQYPFFDKTRDAAANYGGIGAVIGHEIGHGFDDQGSRFDGDGSLRDWWTDADRAAFEERTAVLIEQYNALVPQGLSDENTVNGALTIGENIGDLGGLGIAIKAYRLSLGADVDSAPVEGPEIDGFTGIQRLLLSWAQIWQQKGRDAETIRLLTIDPHSPNEFRCNQIVRNIDAFYDAFDVTESDALWLEKDKRVTIW, from the coding sequence ATGACCGATGCACTCCGCTCCGGCCTTGCGCTCGACGAGCTCAGCGACGAGATCCGCCCGCAGGACGACCTTTTCCGCCACGTCAACGGATCGTGGCTCGACCGCACCGAGATCCCTGACGACAAGGCGCGGTGGGGGTCGTTCCACCTCATCGCCGAGCAGGCCGAGAAGGACGTCCGCGCGATCATCGAAGAGTCGCAGGATGCCGAGCCCGGCACCGAGACCCGCAAGATCGGCGACCTCTACGCCAGCTTCATGGACACCGGCCGCATCGCCGAACTCGGCGCCGCGCCGCTGGCGGGGCAGCTCGCGCGCGTCGACGAGGTCGCGAGCATCCCCGATTTCCTGCGACTCGTCGGCGCGCTCGAGCGCGAGGGCGCCGGGTCGCTGATGGTCCTCTACGTCGAGCCCGACCCGGGCAATCCGCAGCGCTACGTGCCGTTCTTCGTGCAGGGCGGGCTGAGCCTCCCCGACGAGAGTTACTACCGCCTCGAGAACTTCGCCGACACCCGGACGGCGTTCCGGGCCCACCTGGAGAAGATGCTCGAGCTCTCGGGAGTCGCCGACCCCGCGGCATCCGCTGATCGCATCTTCTTGCTCGAGACCGAGCTCGCCACCCACCACTGGGACAACGTCAAGAGCCGCGACGCGGTCGCCACCTACAACCTGCGCACCTGGGACCAGGTCAAGAGCCTCGCCGGGGCCGACCTCCAGCCGTGGCTCGAGGGTCTCGCGCCCGGGTTCGAGGGCGCGTTCGGCGAGGTCGTGGTCTACCAGCCGAGCTTCATCGAGGGGCTCGGCGGGCTGCTGCGCGACGACCGGCTCGAGGATTGGAAGGCGTGGCTGCGCTTCCAGGTCATCCACGCGCTGGCTCCGTTCCTGTCGGATGACTTCGTCGAGGCGAACTTCGCCTTCTACGGCACCCAGCTCACCGGCGTCCCCGTCAATCGCGAACGCTGGAAGAGGGGCGTGAGCCTCACCGAGGCGGCGATGGGCGAGGCGATCGGCAAGGTCTACGTCGAGCGGCACTTCCCGCCGGCGGCGAAGGAGGCGATGGACGAGCTCGTCGCGAACCTCATCGAGGCCTACCGGCAGAGCATCTCCGATCTGGAGTGGATGACGCCCGAGACCCGCGAGCGGGCGCTGGCGAAGCTCGCGGCGTTCACGCCCAAGATCGGCTATCCCGTGACCTGGAAGGACTACTCCGCGCTCGAGATCGACGCCGCCGACCTCGTCGGCAACGTCCGGCGGTCGCACATCTGGGAGCACGACCGTCAGCTGGGCAAGGTCGGCGGGCCCATCGACCGCGACGAGTGGTACATGACGCCGCAGACGGTGAACGCCTACTACAACCCGCTGATGAACGAGATCGTGTTCCCGGCGGCGATCCTGCAGTACCCGTTCTTCGACAAGACGCGCGATGCCGCGGCCAACTACGGCGGCATCGGCGCGGTCATCGGTCACGAGATCGGTCACGGCTTCGACGACCAGGGGAGCCGCTTCGACGGCGACGGGTCGCTGCGCGACTGGTGGACGGATGCCGACCGCGCGGCCTTCGAGGAGCGCACCGCGGTGCTCATCGAGCAGTACAACGCGCTGGTGCCGCAGGGCCTGTCGGATGAGAACACGGTCAACGGCGCGCTGACGATCGGCGAGAACATCGGCGACCTCGGGGGCCTCGGCATCGCGATCAAGGCGTACCGCCTCTCGCTCGGCGCCGACGTCGACAGCGCCCCGGTCGAAGGCCCTGAGATCGACGGGTTCACCGGCATCCAGCGTCTGCTGCTGTCGTGGGCGCAGATCTGGCAGCAGAAGGGCCGCGACGCCGAGACCATCCGCCTGCTGACGATCGACCCGCACTCGCCGAACGAGTTCCGCTGCAACCAGATCGTCCGGAACATCGATGCGTTCTACGACGCCTTCGACGTCACCGAATCCGACGCGCTGTGGCTCGAGAAGGACAAGCGCGTCACCATCTGGTAA
- a CDS encoding MATE family efflux transporter, with protein sequence MTLNRDILRLAVPALGALIAEPLFLILDSAFVGHLGVVPLAALGIGAAVLQTIVGLMVFLAYSTTPAVARRFGAGDPSRAVSVGIDGMWLALGIGAILALTGYLATPLLVGLFGAGADVAADAQVYLGISMWGLPAMLIVFAATGLLRGMQDTVTPLWISGLGFGANALLNWVFIYVFGWGIAGSAAGTVVAQWGMVAAYAVVIGRLARRHAASVRPQRDGVRGSALQGGWMFLRTVSLRAALLATVAVATGLGTDELAGWQVAFTIFSTAAFALDALAIAAQALIGEGLGAGDEPFVRRVLGRTVAWGAWFGVIVGAVIAATSGVIGLVFTGDPALAALVQPALLVLAVAQPVCGVVFVLDGVLIGAGDGKYLAIVGVLNLVPFVPALVLVAAFAPTGAAGLAWLAVAFFGVYMLARLVTLGRRVRGRAWLTAGA encoded by the coding sequence ATGACGCTGAACCGCGACATCCTGAGGCTCGCCGTCCCCGCGCTCGGCGCCCTCATCGCCGAGCCCCTCTTCCTCATCCTCGACTCCGCCTTCGTCGGGCACCTGGGAGTCGTGCCGCTGGCGGCGCTCGGCATCGGCGCGGCGGTGCTGCAGACGATCGTCGGGCTGATGGTCTTCCTCGCCTACTCCACCACTCCGGCCGTCGCCCGGCGCTTCGGCGCCGGGGACCCTTCGCGTGCGGTGTCGGTCGGGATCGACGGCATGTGGCTGGCGCTGGGCATCGGTGCGATCCTCGCCCTCACGGGCTACCTCGCGACCCCCCTGCTCGTCGGCCTGTTCGGCGCCGGAGCCGATGTCGCCGCCGACGCCCAGGTGTACCTCGGCATCTCGATGTGGGGCCTCCCGGCGATGCTCATCGTCTTCGCCGCCACGGGGCTCCTCCGCGGCATGCAGGACACCGTCACGCCGCTGTGGATCTCGGGTCTCGGATTCGGCGCGAACGCACTGCTGAACTGGGTGTTCATCTACGTGTTCGGCTGGGGGATCGCCGGTTCGGCCGCCGGCACGGTCGTCGCCCAGTGGGGCATGGTCGCCGCGTACGCGGTGGTCATCGGACGGCTGGCGCGCCGGCACGCGGCATCCGTCCGACCCCAGCGCGACGGCGTGCGCGGCTCGGCGCTGCAGGGCGGGTGGATGTTCCTGCGCACCGTGTCGCTGCGCGCGGCGCTCCTCGCCACCGTCGCGGTGGCGACCGGGCTCGGCACGGACGAGCTCGCCGGCTGGCAGGTCGCGTTCACGATCTTCTCCACCGCCGCCTTCGCGCTGGACGCCCTGGCGATCGCCGCGCAGGCGCTCATCGGCGAAGGCCTCGGGGCCGGCGACGAGCCGTTCGTGCGCCGCGTGCTCGGCCGTACCGTGGCGTGGGGGGCCTGGTTCGGAGTCATCGTCGGCGCGGTGATCGCCGCGACATCCGGGGTCATCGGCCTGGTGTTCACCGGCGACCCGGCGCTCGCGGCCCTCGTGCAGCCGGCCCTGCTCGTCCTCGCGGTCGCCCAGCCGGTCTGCGGCGTGGTGTTCGTGCTCGACGGGGTGCTGATCGGCGCCGGCGACGGGAAGTACCTCGCGATCGTCGGGGTGCTCAACCTCGTGCCCTTCGTTCCCGCACTGGTGCTCGTGGCCGCGTTCGCTCCGACCGGCGCAGCGGGCCTGGCGTGGTTGGCGGTGGCGTTCTTCGGCGTCTACATGCTCGCGCGTCTGGTCACGCTGGGGCGCCGGGTGCGCGGTCGCGCGTGGCTGACCGCGGGCGCATGA
- a CDS encoding sensor histidine kinase, translating to MPGERLDRSIRALIVLMVAVNVIYLGALLLPGDPASLLIDVWMSITAQWVPVAVFWLVAVRTRFRRWEVILAAAGVTFNAAGDTVYALAMGADGVLPSPSLADLGYLLYYPLTMAALVLLVRRQSARSLRAALFDAGVASLGAAAVLAVLLAPIFTDASSATTTLDAAIAALYPLFDLLLITAAVGVSASPALRLGPRWQLLVLGFLLFAGADVAYALLSHAGIYAAGSPLDVLWTAGLACAAVWVDGFTRSDPAMPRARSHAPRLPVPAFAVLAGLGVLLLATQTSVSTVALALAAATVVLAAVSVLRRQATLARLLEGQEDLVRQLQKLDASKSSLIDTMSHEMRTPLTSILGYLDLVLDDQGVSPDTKDMLRVIERNAHRLQSLAGTMLQLTRLEAGEAPATARVAMAQVLRRVEESMRPLAVTRNVALHFLVDHAADVAGDEGQLERAVTNLVENAVKFTPPYGSVRVHSAPAAGPHGEPAVRIDVSDTGIGIPTDDVPHLFDRFFRAANAQDRSVQGTGLGLAIVREIVRAHGGEVSVRSVLGEGSTFRVTLPALPVTGR from the coding sequence GTGCCGGGCGAGAGGTTGGATCGGAGCATCCGGGCCCTGATCGTCCTCATGGTCGCCGTCAACGTGATCTATCTCGGCGCTCTTCTGCTGCCCGGCGACCCGGCCAGCCTTCTGATCGACGTGTGGATGTCGATCACCGCCCAGTGGGTGCCCGTCGCCGTGTTCTGGCTCGTCGCGGTCCGCACGCGCTTCCGCCGGTGGGAAGTGATCCTCGCGGCGGCGGGCGTCACCTTCAACGCGGCCGGCGACACGGTCTATGCGCTGGCGATGGGTGCCGATGGAGTGCTCCCTTCGCCGTCGCTCGCCGACCTCGGGTACCTGCTCTATTACCCATTGACGATGGCAGCGCTCGTCCTTCTTGTTCGACGCCAGTCGGCGCGTTCGCTGAGAGCCGCGCTCTTCGACGCCGGCGTGGCATCCCTCGGGGCAGCGGCCGTCCTCGCCGTTCTCCTCGCCCCGATCTTCACCGACGCGTCGAGCGCCACGACGACGCTCGACGCGGCGATCGCCGCGCTGTACCCGCTGTTCGATCTGCTCCTCATCACCGCCGCGGTGGGCGTCTCCGCGTCGCCTGCGCTGCGACTGGGGCCACGCTGGCAGCTCCTCGTCCTGGGTTTCCTCCTCTTCGCCGGGGCGGATGTCGCATACGCCCTGCTCAGTCATGCCGGCATCTACGCCGCCGGCTCGCCGCTGGACGTGCTCTGGACCGCGGGACTCGCGTGCGCGGCCGTGTGGGTCGATGGATTCACGCGCTCCGACCCGGCCATGCCCCGCGCCCGGTCCCACGCGCCGCGCCTGCCGGTCCCGGCGTTCGCGGTTCTCGCCGGGCTGGGCGTGCTGCTCCTCGCCACGCAGACGTCGGTGTCGACAGTCGCGCTGGCGCTGGCGGCCGCCACCGTGGTGCTCGCCGCGGTGTCGGTTCTGAGACGCCAAGCGACCCTCGCGCGCCTTCTCGAGGGCCAAGAGGACCTGGTGCGGCAGCTGCAGAAGCTCGACGCCTCCAAGAGCTCCTTGATCGACACGATGAGCCACGAGATGAGGACACCGCTGACCTCGATCCTGGGGTACCTCGACCTGGTACTCGATGACCAGGGCGTCTCTCCCGACACGAAGGACATGCTCAGGGTCATCGAGCGCAACGCCCACCGGCTGCAGAGTCTCGCCGGCACGATGCTCCAACTGACCCGTCTGGAGGCAGGCGAGGCGCCCGCCACGGCGCGGGTCGCCATGGCTCAGGTGCTGCGCCGCGTCGAGGAGTCGATGCGGCCGCTCGCGGTCACCCGGAACGTCGCACTCCACTTCCTCGTCGACCATGCGGCCGATGTCGCCGGAGATGAGGGCCAACTCGAGCGCGCTGTCACCAACCTGGTCGAGAACGCGGTGAAGTTCACGCCGCCGTACGGCTCGGTGCGCGTCCACAGCGCACCGGCGGCGGGGCCGCATGGGGAGCCCGCCGTCAGGATCGACGTCTCCGACACGGGAATCGGAATACCGACCGACGACGTCCCGCACCTGTTCGACCGCTTCTTCCGAGCGGCCAACGCGCAGGATCGCTCGGTTCAGGGAACCGGGCTCGGGCTCGCCATCGTGCGGGAGATCGTCCGAGCGCACGGCGGCGAGGTCTCCGTGCGCTCCGTTCTCGGAGAAGGATCGACCTTCCGCGTCACACTTCCTGCGCTCCCGGTGACCGGGAGGTGA